The sequence below is a genomic window from Methanobacterium sp..
AATAAAATTACATTAATAATGACTTATAACTAAAAATAATAGGTATTACCACATGGAATACGAAAATGCATATAAATTAAAGGAAAAACTATTAATAGAAAATGATGGGATACTTTTCGATGATTTAATTAAGGGTAGCGAAATTAAAACATCCAGTGGATTATGTTACAGTATAAAAACCGATTCTCAAATAAGTTTTGATACATTAAGTCCAAAAAAAGCTAAAAATAAAATTTTAAGTGATTTAAAGGTTATAAAGGGAATTGGAGAAGCCAAAGAGCAAAAATTAAAAGAAAACGGCTATAAAACCATTGAAGACCTGATAGATCATGAAAGATTTGGCAAAGCTGCATCAAGATTCCTGGAAATAGTATGTGACCATGATAAATGTGAAATTGAGGATTGGATTTCAGCTTATTATCCTAAATCACACCCCTTAATCTTATTTTCTTCAAGTTTAAGCGAGGATGGGGACTATGTTTTTCTGGATATTGAAACATTAGGATTATTTAACAGGCCCCTGATCCTTTTAGGACTTGCTAAAATATCTAAAAACAAAATCACCGTAAATCAGTATTTATCAAGAAATGCTGGTGAAGAAAACGCTAGTTTAGATGCTTTTCTTTCAAATATCAATGAAAACAGTGTATTTGTAACTTTTAACGGTCAAACATTTGATCTTCCATTTATAAAAAACAGAATGAACCATTTCAAAATAAATAAAAGCTTAAATCATCCTCATTTTGACATGCTGCACTACTCCAGAAGGCAGTGGGGCAATGAATTAACGAATTGTAAATTAACCACAATAGAAAGACACTTATTTAATATTATAAGAGAAAATGATATTCCGGGTAGTTTAGTACCTGAATTTTACGAAACCTATGCAAAAACAGGGAATGCAGGACCTTTAATCCCTATAATCGAACACAACCAGCAAGATATAATTACGTTAGCAATGATATTTTCCAAATTACATGAACAACATGCAGAATACTAAAATAGCTTTAACTCAAAGTTAAATACATACAGGAGCGTAAACATGCAATCTAAATCTATTAAAATTCTTTTAATTGAAGATAGTAAAGAAGACGCTGTAATCATCAGAGAAATGTTAAAGGAAACCTCAAAAATTCCATTCCAGTTAACACATGTTAATAGACTTAAAACCGGTTTTGAAAAACTTTTTATAGACGCATTTGACCTGATACTTTTGGATTTAAATTTACCAGATAGTCGGGGATTTGATACGTTTATCAGGACCTATGATCAGGCTCCAGAATTACCAATCATTATTTTAAGTGGTTTTGGAAATGAAGAAGTCGCTGTAAGGGCTGTTCGGGAAGGTGCTCAGGATTATTTGATTAAAGGTGAAATCGACGGTAGAATACTTGTTCGATCAATTTATTATGCTATGGAACGTAAAAAAATTGAAAAACAGCTCATGAAAACCCAAAAAGATCTAAGAAAATTAATTGAATGGCATGAAGAAGAACTAAAAGAAACAGAATTAAAGTTAAAATCAGAAATGGATGAATGTAAATTGCTGGAAAGCAGGCTTGACAATGCACTTGGAAATCTAAAAATCGAGAAATTTAAACTGAATACCATTATAAATAAACTTCCAGTAGGTATACTCATCGTGGACGCATCTTCAGGTAAACCTATTATAAAAAACAAAAAATTGGATGAAATATGGAAAGATTGCGCTGAAACAGATGAATTAGCTGAATATTGTTATTATAATGGTTCACATGTAGATGGAAAACCATACGAACTTAAAGATTGGCCCCTTACCCGCTCAATTAAAAATGGGGAAGAAATTGAAGATCAAAAAATTGTTGTTTCAAGGGACGATGGTTCTGAAAGCATTATAAGCAACAGTTCTATTCCAATAAGAAATGAAAAAGGAAAAATAATAATGGGAATATCCATTTTTTCAGA
It includes:
- a CDS encoding ribonuclease H-like domain-containing protein, yielding MEYENAYKLKEKLLIENDGILFDDLIKGSEIKTSSGLCYSIKTDSQISFDTLSPKKAKNKILSDLKVIKGIGEAKEQKLKENGYKTIEDLIDHERFGKAASRFLEIVCDHDKCEIEDWISAYYPKSHPLILFSSSLSEDGDYVFLDIETLGLFNRPLILLGLAKISKNKITVNQYLSRNAGEENASLDAFLSNINENSVFVTFNGQTFDLPFIKNRMNHFKINKSLNHPHFDMLHYSRRQWGNELTNCKLTTIERHLFNIIRENDIPGSLVPEFYETYAKTGNAGPLIPIIEHNQQDIITLAMIFSKLHEQHAEY
- a CDS encoding response regulator; the encoded protein is MQSKSIKILLIEDSKEDAVIIREMLKETSKIPFQLTHVNRLKTGFEKLFIDAFDLILLDLNLPDSRGFDTFIRTYDQAPELPIIILSGFGNEEVAVRAVREGAQDYLIKGEIDGRILVRSIYYAMERKKIEKQLMKTQKDLRKLIEWHEEELKETELKLKSEMDECKLLESRLDNALGNLKIEKFKLNTIINKLPVGILIVDASSGKPIIKNKKLDEIWKDCAETDELAEYCYYNGSHVDGKPYELKDWPLTRSIKNGEEIEDQKIVVSRDDGSESIISNSSIPIRNEKGKIIMGISIFSDISDAEF